A stretch of the uncultured Desulfobacter sp. genome encodes the following:
- the acnA gene encoding aconitate hydratase AcnA, whose translation MGTNQSNPGAFNAADFMDEIRIKDQTFLFYDLHLLDSKAGTSLARLPFSIRVLVENLLRKLWDRAATPGDVLAAAQWQPRYDDSVEIPFYPARVLMQDFTGVPAVVDLAAMRDAMAAAGKDPALVNPLIPVELIVDHSVQVDFSGTQTCRQKNVEKEYERNGERYRLLKWAQKSFDNFRVVPPNSGICHQVNLEYLGRGAMRTKTDTHDLLYADTLVGTDSHTTMINSIGVLGWGVGGIEAEAVMLGQPYFMPLPEVIGVELVGKLQPGVTATDMVLTVTNRLRQMNVVEKFVEFYGSGLKHLKVPDRATIANMSPEYGATMGFFPIDEQTIDYFKITNREEQGQIVEAWAKACGLFRSDDDTPEFSDTLKIDLAEIVPSLAGPARPQDLVKLSDLETVFSGLLGDAVPEKRQVDIRLNDVPAEIRDGSVVIAAITSCTNTSNPYVLMGAGLLARNAVRKGVFPQSHVKTSFAPGSKVVVDYLSDAGLMPYLEGLGFHVAAFGCTTCIGNSGPLHPEIEKQIKEKDLAVAAVLSGNRNFEARIHQLTKANFLASPMLVVAFALCGRVDVDLAHEPVALDPNGEPVYLKDIWPGDDEIETLVRRYVKKEDFKNQYEQIYQGDQFWKALDITQSVTFNWDPESTYIRNPPYFDGFSLSPTPPEGFDDARALMALGDSVTTDHISPAGAIPEHYPAGIYLQEKGIDVNSFNSYGARRGNHEVMMRGTFGNIRIKNQMVTPKEGSFTRKFPEGDTQFVFDVANAYGLEHVPLIVLAGKEYGTGSSRDWAAKGSALLGVRAVIARSYERIHRSNLVGMGVLPLQFLDGDGWQELDLDGSELFSVKGMAQLSPHKKLQITARKADGNEVTFQTIARLDTDIDVEYMIHGGILPYVLRKLIKEA comes from the coding sequence ATGGGGACGAACCAAAGCAATCCCGGCGCCTTTAACGCAGCGGATTTTATGGATGAGATCCGGATCAAAGATCAAACTTTTTTATTTTATGACCTTCATTTACTTGATTCAAAGGCCGGGACTTCGCTTGCCAGGCTGCCGTTTTCCATACGCGTTTTGGTGGAGAATCTTTTAAGGAAACTATGGGATAGAGCGGCAACGCCGGGCGATGTGCTGGCAGCCGCTCAATGGCAGCCAAGATATGACGATTCTGTTGAAATCCCATTTTATCCGGCACGGGTGCTGATGCAGGATTTTACCGGCGTGCCTGCGGTGGTGGACCTGGCAGCCATGCGCGACGCCATGGCTGCGGCCGGAAAGGACCCTGCACTGGTCAACCCGCTGATTCCGGTGGAGTTGATTGTGGATCATTCCGTACAAGTGGATTTCAGCGGCACCCAGACCTGCCGGCAAAAGAATGTGGAAAAAGAATATGAGCGCAATGGAGAGCGTTACCGTCTTTTAAAATGGGCCCAAAAGAGCTTTGATAATTTTCGGGTGGTCCCGCCCAACTCCGGGATCTGTCATCAGGTCAATCTTGAGTATTTAGGACGAGGCGCCATGCGGACAAAGACCGATACCCATGATTTGCTGTATGCAGACACCCTGGTGGGAACCGATTCCCATACCACGATGATTAACAGCATTGGTGTGCTGGGCTGGGGCGTCGGCGGTATAGAAGCTGAAGCGGTTATGCTGGGTCAGCCTTATTTTATGCCGCTTCCCGAAGTCATCGGCGTGGAACTGGTCGGAAAACTTCAACCCGGTGTTACCGCCACGGATATGGTATTAACCGTCACCAATCGCCTGCGGCAGATGAATGTGGTGGAAAAATTTGTAGAATTTTACGGCTCCGGATTAAAACACCTCAAGGTGCCTGACCGGGCCACCATCGCCAATATGTCTCCGGAATACGGGGCCACCATGGGGTTTTTTCCCATAGATGAGCAGACCATTGACTACTTTAAAATAACCAACCGGGAGGAACAGGGACAAATCGTTGAGGCGTGGGCCAAAGCCTGCGGCCTGTTTAGGAGTGATGACGATACGCCCGAATTCAGCGATACCCTCAAAATTGATCTGGCTGAAATTGTTCCCAGTCTTGCAGGGCCGGCAAGACCCCAGGATTTGGTAAAACTCAGCGATCTTGAAACCGTTTTTTCGGGGCTTTTGGGTGACGCCGTCCCTGAAAAAAGACAGGTTGATATTCGCCTTAATGATGTTCCGGCCGAAATCAGAGACGGTAGTGTGGTGATTGCTGCCATCACATCGTGTACCAACACGTCAAATCCATATGTCCTTATGGGTGCCGGATTGCTGGCCAGAAATGCCGTTAGAAAAGGCGTGTTTCCCCAATCCCATGTCAAGACTTCATTTGCGCCGGGTTCCAAGGTGGTGGTGGACTATCTGTCCGATGCCGGCCTGATGCCTTATCTGGAAGGCTTGGGGTTTCATGTGGCCGCCTTCGGGTGTACCACCTGCATCGGCAACAGCGGGCCTTTACATCCTGAAATTGAAAAGCAGATAAAAGAAAAGGATCTTGCCGTGGCCGCGGTATTGTCCGGGAACCGCAATTTTGAAGCCCGTATCCACCAGTTGACCAAGGCAAATTTTTTGGCCTCCCCCATGCTGGTGGTGGCCTTTGCCCTCTGCGGGCGGGTAGATGTGGATCTGGCCCATGAGCCTGTGGCCCTGGACCCCAACGGCGAGCCGGTTTATCTCAAAGATATCTGGCCAGGGGACGACGAAATAGAAACTCTGGTTCGCAGGTATGTAAAAAAAGAGGATTTTAAAAATCAATACGAACAGATTTATCAAGGGGATCAATTCTGGAAAGCGCTTGATATAACACAGTCTGTCACCTTCAACTGGGACCCCGAGTCCACTTATATTCGCAATCCCCCATATTTTGACGGTTTTTCACTGAGCCCCACCCCACCAGAAGGCTTTGACGACGCCAGGGCGCTTATGGCTTTGGGGGACTCTGTGACCACCGATCACATCTCTCCGGCCGGTGCCATTCCGGAACATTACCCTGCCGGGATTTATCTTCAAGAAAAAGGGATTGATGTGAATTCGTTTAATTCCTACGGCGCCAGGCGCGGAAACCACGAAGTAATGATGCGGGGAACCTTTGGAAATATCCGAATTAAAAATCAGATGGTCACGCCCAAGGAGGGTAGTTTTACCAGAAAATTTCCCGAGGGAGATACCCAATTTGTTTTTGATGTGGCCAATGCCTACGGCCTGGAGCATGTGCCGTTAATCGTGCTGGCCGGCAAGGAATACGGTACTGGATCTTCAAGGGACTGGGCTGCCAAAGGGTCTGCGCTGCTGGGCGTTCGTGCGGTCATTGCCCGGTCCTACGAGCGTATCCACCGCAGCAACCTTGTGGGCATGGGGGTTCTGCCGCTCCAGTTCCTTGACGGCGACGGGTGGCAGGAACTGGATCTCGATGGATCTGAGCTGTTTTCCGTGAAGGGGATGGCACAAC
- a CDS encoding response regulator transcription factor, translating into MSNHNDIKILIVDDHRAIREGLKVILQLESDFLIVGEAEDGKQAINLALALAPDVIIMDIDLGEMHGIEVTEQILSRQPDICVIGFSMHSDQDLARDMCKAGAKAYLSKNDSPDQLILAIRNCGQNKEK; encoded by the coding sequence GTGTCAAACCATAATGATATCAAAATTTTAATTGTTGATGACCATAGGGCTATACGCGAAGGTCTTAAGGTTATTTTACAACTGGAATCTGATTTTTTGATCGTCGGCGAAGCCGAAGATGGAAAACAGGCCATAAATCTTGCACTGGCGCTTGCTCCGGATGTCATCATTATGGATATCGATCTAGGTGAAATGCATGGCATTGAGGTGACCGAACAGATTTTATCTCGTCAACCGGACATTTGTGTGATCGGATTTTCCATGCATTCGGACCAGGACCTTGCCAGAGACATGTGCAAAGCCGGGGCAAAGGCATATTTAAGTAAGAATGATTCTCCAGACCAGTTGATCTTGGCAATACGCAACTGTGGGCAAAACAAAGAAAAATAA
- the nifB gene encoding nitrogenase cofactor biosynthesis protein NifB: protein MMNLDNHPCFNKKSCKDFGRVHLPVAPTCNIQCNFCNRKFDCVNESRPGVSSSLLTPDQAMAYLAEVVEAKPNTSVVGIAGPGDPFANGDKTMETLKRVRAAYPDMLLCVATNGLNIHPYLDDLKAVNTTHVSITINAVDPEIGAKIYSWLRDGKRSVGPAQGAKLLLERQLAAVKGLKERNIMVKVNSILLPGINDEHMVEIAKKMGEMGVDIFNIMPYFPTKGSNFEDMPEPDKGLLRELRKAAQVYVPQMTHCKRCRADAVGLLDDPLNQNLMERLTYHATSPDPGSGAQEDGHETPGIKDTFAFSATEPRPYVALATREGALINQHLGEAKEMHIYDLNQNTPTLVETRTLPRPGGGEIRWYNFARTIKDCHTILVSGVGETPKKVLNSMGFTIHEVNGMIDLVLMSLKNGDSLNHLIVREQTSCGECRGSGMGCM from the coding sequence ATGATGAATTTAGATAACCATCCCTGTTTCAATAAAAAGTCCTGTAAAGATTTTGGTCGTGTCCATCTTCCGGTTGCCCCGACATGCAATATCCAGTGCAATTTTTGTAATCGAAAGTTTGACTGTGTCAATGAAAGTCGTCCCGGGGTCTCCTCATCCCTTTTGACTCCTGACCAGGCCATGGCCTACTTGGCAGAGGTGGTTGAGGCTAAACCCAACACATCTGTGGTGGGCATTGCAGGCCCGGGCGATCCCTTTGCCAACGGCGACAAAACCATGGAAACATTGAAGCGGGTGCGCGCCGCCTATCCGGATATGCTTTTGTGCGTGGCCACCAACGGCCTGAACATCCACCCTTACCTGGATGACCTCAAAGCCGTCAATACCACCCATGTGAGCATCACTATTAATGCTGTAGACCCTGAAATCGGTGCAAAAATTTATTCCTGGCTAAGGGACGGCAAACGGTCCGTGGGCCCGGCCCAGGGAGCAAAACTGCTGCTGGAACGTCAGCTTGCCGCTGTTAAAGGACTCAAAGAACGCAATATCATGGTTAAGGTTAATTCCATTCTTTTGCCCGGCATCAATGATGAGCACATGGTAGAAATTGCCAAGAAAATGGGTGAAATGGGTGTGGATATTTTTAATATCATGCCCTATTTCCCCACAAAAGGTTCCAATTTTGAAGATATGCCGGAACCTGACAAAGGGCTGCTCAGGGAACTTAGAAAAGCGGCCCAGGTCTATGTGCCCCAGATGACCCATTGCAAGCGCTGCCGGGCTGATGCCGTGGGCCTGCTGGATGATCCCTTGAACCAGAATCTCATGGAGCGGCTGACCTACCATGCTACGTCACCGGACCCCGGATCCGGTGCGCAGGAAGATGGTCATGAAACACCCGGCATAAAGGATACGTTTGCGTTCAGTGCCACCGAACCAAGGCCGTATGTGGCCCTGGCCACCCGGGAAGGTGCGTTGATTAATCAGCACCTGGGTGAAGCGAAGGAAATGCATATCTATGACTTAAATCAGAATACGCCGACGTTGGTAGAAACGAGAACCTTACCCAGGCCCGGCGGCGGAGAGATCAGATGGTACAATTTTGCCCGGACCATTAAGGATTGCCACACGATCCTTGTGTCCGGTGTCGGGGAAACCCCCAAAAAGGTTTTGAACTCCATGGGATTTACCATCCATGAGGTTAACGGCATGATTGATCTTGTACTCATGTCTTTGAAAAACGGGGATTCGCTAAACCATCTAATTGTCCGGGAACAGACCTCCTGCGGGGAGTGCAGGGGATCCGGTATGGGTTGTATGTAA